A stretch of the Sulfolobus acidocaldarius SUSAZ genome encodes the following:
- a CDS encoding DNA-directed RNA polymerase subunit G, whose protein sequence is MKEMMQGTCKISSIEKGALKNLYVVKMYCNNDLKIEFDITKELSIFSKDEEVTFIISREKPEYSEKDFCAHGYLFLERQQDDGSFIDEISLYGLIVKILSKNGLINSKLFKMMDHIYYCVKKKA, encoded by the coding sequence GTGAAGGAAATGATGCAAGGAACCTGTAAAATATCTTCCATCGAAAAGGGGGCATTAAAGAATTTATATGTAGTTAAGATGTATTGTAATAATGACCTGAAGATAGAGTTTGATATAACAAAAGAACTTAGTATATTTTCTAAGGATGAAGAGGTCACATTTATAATATCACGCGAAAAGCCTGAATATAGTGAAAAGGATTTCTGTGCTCACGGCTACCTATTCCTTGAGAGGCAACAAGACGATGGAAGTTTCATAGATGAGATCTCCCTATATGGTTTAATTGTTAAAATTTTAAGCAAAAATGGATTAATTAATAGTAAGTTATTTAAAATGATGGATCATATATATTATTGCGTAAAGAAAAAGGCTTAA
- a CDS encoding proteasome subunit beta: MEELPATAIGIKTKDGVVLAAERRLSYGDFVLSKSARKVFKLGRFGIAGAGIVGDIQTLTRIMNVEIKYYEMYNSRKISARAAAKLLSVILYQNKVLPYISELLFGGVDEDGPKLFILDPIGSLIEDSYAAVGSGARVAIGVLEAEYKESLTSEAAKELAIKSMKSALERDVMSGDGIDILIINKNNIYEDFIKI, encoded by the coding sequence TTGGAGGAATTACCCGCTACTGCTATAGGAATAAAGACCAAGGATGGTGTAGTATTAGCAGCAGAGAGAAGATTGAGTTATGGGGATTTTGTTTTAAGCAAATCAGCAAGAAAAGTATTCAAGCTTGGAAGATTTGGAATCGCAGGTGCAGGAATAGTAGGAGATATTCAAACTTTGACTAGGATAATGAATGTTGAAATTAAGTATTATGAGATGTATAATTCCAGAAAAATATCCGCAAGAGCTGCAGCTAAACTACTTTCAGTAATATTATACCAAAATAAAGTTCTTCCATATATATCAGAGTTATTGTTTGGAGGTGTTGATGAGGACGGTCCAAAACTATTCATACTAGATCCAATTGGCTCATTAATAGAAGATTCCTATGCTGCTGTAGGTTCTGGAGCACGTGTAGCTATAGGTGTACTTGAAGCCGAATACAAGGAATCGCTTACTTCTGAGGCTGCAAAAGAATTAGCCATAAAATCTATGAAATCAGCATTGGAAAGAGATGTAATGTCTGGTGACGGTATAGATATATTAATCATAAACAAAAACAATATCTACGAAGATTTCATAAAAATTTAA
- a CDS encoding histidyl-tRNA synthase, translating to MSEFEPIRGMKDYYGEELNKIKFIEETFRSVVLNSGYQEVYTPIVEDFKLFSLKSGEEIRKTMYVFKDKADREVALRPEITPSIVRVYLNSMQHLPKPLRLFYVGQVYRYDEPQFGRYREFRQAGVELLASSSSFADIEVISLLNEIYDSLGLKDKIIIKINNIGIYREIFNKAGISEEQQEHLLHLIDKGKVDDALKEFTDNNYKDLITYLISLKFDKIEPDKLESLRKEISKYNFNLEGEINKLSFICEVLEDLGVKIKIDLGFVRGLAYYTGVIFEVVHPDVSFSIAGGGRYDNLVRLYGGTDTPAIGFAIGVERTALVINKIKSDLQRKKIAVIPLISTKDSLSLAIRLLNILRKNNIIGVLNLKDVPLSKLMIYYVEEGYDAIALIGKKELEENSITIKFLKKREQKTVKLEKIEDVLINNLS from the coding sequence TTGAGCGAATTTGAACCAATTAGAGGTATGAAAGATTATTATGGAGAAGAGTTAAATAAAATAAAGTTTATTGAAGAGACGTTCAGGAGTGTTGTACTAAACTCAGGATATCAAGAAGTATATACACCTATCGTTGAGGATTTTAAATTATTTTCACTTAAAAGTGGAGAAGAAATAAGAAAAACTATGTATGTATTCAAAGATAAAGCAGATAGAGAAGTCGCCTTAAGACCTGAGATCACTCCTAGTATAGTTAGAGTTTATCTCAACTCAATGCAGCATCTGCCTAAGCCATTGAGACTATTTTATGTGGGTCAAGTATATAGATATGATGAACCACAATTCGGTCGTTACAGGGAATTTAGACAAGCTGGAGTAGAATTATTAGCTTCATCGTCCTCTTTTGCAGACATCGAGGTTATCAGTTTATTAAATGAAATATATGATTCACTAGGGCTTAAGGACAAAATCATAATAAAAATTAATAATATAGGAATTTATAGGGAAATATTCAATAAGGCTGGAATAAGCGAGGAACAGCAGGAACATTTACTTCATCTTATAGATAAAGGAAAAGTAGATGATGCGCTTAAAGAATTTACTGATAATAATTACAAAGATCTGATAACATATTTAATATCATTAAAATTTGATAAAATAGAGCCTGATAAACTAGAAAGTTTAAGAAAAGAGATTTCAAAATATAACTTTAATTTGGAGGGAGAAATAAATAAGCTTTCGTTTATATGCGAAGTGCTTGAAGATCTTGGAGTTAAAATAAAAATAGATTTAGGTTTTGTGAGAGGTCTAGCCTATTATACTGGAGTAATATTTGAGGTAGTTCACCCTGATGTAAGTTTTAGTATAGCTGGCGGAGGAAGGTATGATAATCTAGTGAGATTGTACGGTGGAACTGATACTCCGGCAATCGGATTTGCTATAGGTGTAGAGAGGACAGCATTAGTTATAAACAAAATTAAATCTGATCTACAAAGGAAAAAGATTGCCGTAATTCCCTTAATATCAACGAAGGATAGCTTAAGTTTAGCGATAAGGTTACTGAATATATTAAGGAAAAATAATATTATAGGTGTCTTAAACTTAAAAGACGTACCTCTTTCCAAATTAATGATATATTATGTGGAGGAAGGATATGACGCAATTGCATTGATAGGTAAGAAGGAATTGGAAGAAAATAGTATTACCATTAAGTTCCTTAAAAAAAGAGAGCAAAAAACTGTAAAGTTAGAGAAAATAGAGGATGTATTAATAAATAATTTAAGTTAA
- a CDS encoding tRNA-splicing endonuclease subunit beta, producing MTESTNIDKFIVISDLKSRGKKPVELNNYILVKDNEYVIMVLNENNKINAKELERFLSFSSKINKNSVIAVVDKYGDVTYYFLSEVRLNKK from the coding sequence ATGACTGAAAGTACAAATATTGACAAATTTATAGTAATATCTGACCTTAAGAGTAGAGGTAAGAAACCTGTAGAATTAAATAACTATATTCTTGTTAAAGATAACGAATATGTGATAATGGTTCTTAATGAGAATAATAAAATAAACGCTAAAGAGTTAGAAAGATTTCTAAGCTTTTCATCAAAAATTAATAAAAATAGTGTTATAGCTGTTGTTGATAAATATGGTGATGTAACATATTATTTTTTATCCGAGGTAAGGCTAAATAAGAAATGA
- a CDS encoding thermosome subunit, with the protein MSATATVATTPEGIPVIILKEGSSRTYGKEALRINIAAVKAVEEALKTTYGPRGMDKMLVDSLGDITITNDGATILDKMDLQHPAAKLLVQIAKGQDEETADGTKTAVIFSGELVKKAEELLYKEIHPTIIVSGYKKAEEMAIKTIEEISTKVSVNDTEILRKVALTSLSSKAVAGAREHLADIVVKAITQVAELRGDKWYVDLDNVQIVKKHGGSINDTQIVYGIIVDKEVVHPGMPKRVENAKIALLDASLEVEKPELDAEIRINDPTQMKKFLDEEENILKEKVDKIAQTGANVVICQKGIDEVAQHYLAKKGILAVRRAKKSDLEKLARATGGRVVSNIDELTSQDLGYATLVEERKIGEDKMVFIEGAKNPKAVSILIRGGLERVVDETERALRDALGTVADVVRDGRAIAGGGAVETEIAKRLRKYAPQVGGKEQLAIEAYANALESLVMILIENGGFDPIELLVKLRSAHENETNKWHGINVYTGQIQDMWSLGVIEPAVVKMNAIKAATEASTLILRIDDLISAGKKSEGKTGEKKESEKGKEED; encoded by the coding sequence ATGTCAGCTACAGCTACAGTGGCTACAACACCTGAGGGTATTCCTGTAATTATATTAAAAGAAGGATCAAGTAGAACTTATGGTAAGGAGGCACTCAGGATAAACATAGCCGCGGTAAAAGCAGTAGAAGAGGCACTAAAAACAACATACGGACCTAGAGGAATGGATAAAATGCTTGTGGACAGCCTCGGTGATATAACAATTACAAATGATGGTGCAACTATATTAGACAAGATGGATTTACAGCATCCAGCAGCTAAACTGCTTGTTCAGATAGCCAAGGGCCAAGATGAAGAAACTGCTGACGGTACTAAAACTGCTGTAATATTTTCAGGAGAATTAGTTAAGAAAGCAGAAGAATTACTTTACAAGGAAATTCATCCAACGATAATAGTCAGTGGTTATAAAAAAGCAGAGGAGATGGCTATAAAGACAATAGAAGAAATTTCAACGAAAGTCTCAGTTAATGATACTGAAATTCTAAGAAAAGTTGCTCTTACGTCTCTAAGCAGTAAAGCAGTAGCGGGAGCAAGAGAACATTTAGCTGATATAGTTGTAAAAGCCATAACACAGGTAGCAGAATTAAGAGGAGATAAATGGTATGTTGACTTAGACAACGTTCAGATTGTTAAGAAGCATGGCGGAAGTATAAATGATACACAGATAGTGTATGGAATTATCGTTGATAAAGAAGTGGTTCATCCTGGTATGCCAAAGAGAGTTGAAAACGCAAAAATAGCATTATTAGATGCTTCTTTGGAAGTTGAAAAACCAGAACTTGATGCAGAAATAAGGATCAATGATCCTACACAAATGAAGAAATTCCTTGATGAAGAGGAGAACATATTAAAAGAAAAAGTAGATAAAATAGCGCAGACAGGTGCTAATGTAGTTATTTGCCAGAAAGGTATAGATGAAGTAGCGCAGCATTATTTAGCTAAGAAGGGAATTCTAGCAGTGAGAAGAGCAAAGAAGAGTGACCTAGAGAAATTGGCAAGAGCTACAGGAGGTAGAGTTGTATCTAACATTGACGAATTAACATCGCAAGATCTAGGATACGCAACACTTGTTGAAGAGAGGAAAATTGGAGAAGATAAAATGGTCTTCATAGAAGGAGCTAAGAATCCAAAGGCTGTTAGTATCTTAATCAGAGGTGGCTTAGAGAGAGTTGTAGATGAGACAGAAAGAGCATTAAGAGATGCCTTAGGAACAGTTGCAGATGTAGTTAGAGACGGAAGAGCTATAGCAGGTGGTGGAGCAGTAGAAACCGAGATAGCTAAAAGGCTGAGGAAATATGCTCCACAAGTAGGAGGAAAAGAACAATTAGCAATAGAAGCCTATGCAAATGCTTTAGAGAGTTTAGTTATGATATTGATAGAGAATGGCGGATTCGATCCAATTGAATTACTAGTAAAACTCAGGAGTGCTCATGAGAATGAGACAAACAAGTGGCACGGAATAAATGTATATACAGGACAGATTCAAGACATGTGGTCATTAGGTGTCATTGAGCCTGCAGTAGTCAAAATGAACGCAATAAAGGCAGCGACTGAGGCATCCACATTAATCTTAAGAATAGATGATTTGATCTCAGCTGGTAAGAAGAGCGAAGGAAAGACGGGAGAAAAGAAAGAGTCTGAAAAAGGTAAAGAAGAAGACTAA
- a CDS encoding 30S ribosomal protein S17 translates to MGNVYTKDIKRVARELYDKFKDQASDKYDDNKKLVNEYVNVSSKKVKNRIAGYLTRYVKISKNKVEAQEASEELEEDLESET, encoded by the coding sequence ATGGGCAATGTATACACGAAAGATATAAAAAGAGTTGCAAGAGAGCTTTATGATAAATTTAAGGATCAAGCGTCAGATAAATATGACGATAACAAAAAGCTAGTAAATGAATACGTAAATGTAAGCTCTAAAAAAGTTAAGAATAGAATAGCAGGATATCTAACACGATATGTTAAAATTTCTAAGAATAAAGTGGAAGCTCAAGAAGCAAGTGAAGAATTAGAGGAAGATTTAGAGAGTGAAACATAA
- a CDS encoding fructose-1 6-bisphosphatase (catalyzes the formation of fructose-6-phosphate from fructose-1,6-bisphosphate), with protein sequence MKTTISVIKADIGSLAGHHVVHPDTMAAASKVLAEAKSQGLLIDYYITHVGDDLELIMTHTRGELDTKVHETAWNAFKEAAKVAKELGLYAAGQDLLSDSFSGNVRGLGPGVAEIEVEERPSEPIAIFMADKTEPGAFNLPLYKMFADPFNTPGLVIDPTMHNGFKFEVLDVYQGEAVVLNAPLELYDLLALIGTPSRYVIRRIYRSEDNLLGAVVSIERLNLIAGKYVGKDDPVTIVRLQHGLPALGEALEAFTLPHLVPGWMRGSHYGPLIPVSQRDARATRFDGPPRLIGLGFNVKNGKLVGPSDLFDDPAFDEVRRLANTITDYMRRHGPFMPHRLEPTEMEYTTLPIILEKLRSRFKKESDVYKVKESIYSKEKSGPSGD encoded by the coding sequence ATGAAAACAACAATTAGTGTAATAAAAGCAGATATAGGCAGTTTAGCTGGACATCATGTTGTACATCCAGATACTATGGCAGCAGCAAGTAAAGTTCTAGCTGAAGCCAAGAGTCAAGGTCTACTTATAGATTATTACATAACTCACGTGGGTGATGACCTAGAGCTCATAATGACTCATACTAGAGGAGAACTGGATACTAAGGTTCATGAAACTGCTTGGAACGCTTTTAAAGAGGCAGCAAAGGTTGCAAAGGAGTTAGGTTTATACGCAGCTGGTCAGGATCTTTTATCAGACTCCTTCTCAGGAAATGTTAGAGGGCTAGGACCAGGTGTAGCTGAGATAGAAGTAGAGGAAAGACCGTCAGAGCCTATAGCTATATTTATGGCAGATAAGACAGAACCTGGAGCCTTTAACTTGCCTCTCTATAAAATGTTTGCAGACCCATTTAATACGCCAGGTCTTGTAATAGATCCGACTATGCATAACGGATTCAAATTTGAAGTTCTAGATGTATACCAGGGAGAAGCAGTTGTGTTAAACGCTCCTCTAGAGCTTTATGATCTACTAGCCTTAATCGGAACTCCGTCAAGATATGTAATTAGAAGAATATATAGAAGTGAGGATAACCTTTTAGGAGCTGTAGTATCTATAGAAAGATTAAATTTGATTGCAGGAAAGTATGTAGGAAAAGACGATCCAGTAACCATAGTTAGATTGCAACATGGTTTGCCTGCATTAGGTGAAGCTCTAGAGGCATTTACGCTACCTCATCTTGTTCCTGGTTGGATGAGAGGTAGTCACTATGGTCCTCTTATTCCAGTATCTCAGAGAGATGCTAGGGCTACTAGATTTGATGGTCCCCCAAGGCTTATAGGGTTAGGTTTTAACGTTAAAAATGGAAAGTTAGTAGGTCCATCAGATTTATTTGATGATCCTGCTTTTGATGAAGTTAGAAGATTAGCAAATACCATTACAGATTATATGAGAAGGCACGGTCCATTTATGCCTCATAGATTGGAGCCTACTGAAATGGAATATACGACTCTGCCAATTATACTTGAAAAATTGAGGTCTAGGTTTAAAAAAGAGAGCGATGTGTATAAGGTGAAAGAAAGTATCTATTCAAAAGAAAAAAGCGGACCATCAGGAGATTAA
- a CDS encoding ATPase (originally found to be an inhibitor of the antiviral RNase-L in human cells; contains ABC-type nucleotide binding domains; putatively functions in RNA maturation) gives MRVAVINYDYCKPDKCRLECIAFCPINKSGSKAIELSEIVKGKPIIYEETCIGCGICIKKCPFDAIDIVNLPDEYGKDETHRYKVNGFKLFGMITPKKGSIIGILGKNSTGKSTILRILSGELIPNFGNPQEVLTKDQVLDRFKGKEIYNYFQSLYNNKLKVVHKIQYVEYASKYLKGSVKDLLTKVDQRGKIDEVKSMLNLTPFWEKDVSVLSGGELQKLLVSASLLRDADVYLFDEPSSYLDIRERINLAIAIRELTKGRYTIVVEHDLIVLDYLADVIHIIYGKSSVYGRVSKSYSSRVGINNFLHGYLPAENIQIRSDAIKFNLRELTELDLNPHAVTKVIWTAMEKQLNGFSLSIEEGNAREGEIIGIVGPNGIGKTTFMRILVSEITPDYGNVLTEGLTLSYKPQRLAPNYEGTVQEYLENVRKDILSSSSWFFEEVIKRLNLHRILESNVRDLSGGELQKLYVAGALAKEADIYVIDEPSSYLDVEERYIVAKAIKRVSRERKSVTFVVDHDLAIHDYIADRIMVFSGVPGSKGISRSPQSLATGMNQFLKELGITFRRDSDSGRPRVNKFGSYLDRLQKETGEYYSMKISREEEST, from the coding sequence GTGAGAGTTGCTGTAATAAATTATGATTATTGTAAACCTGATAAATGTAGACTAGAATGTATAGCTTTTTGCCCTATTAATAAATCAGGTAGCAAAGCCATTGAGTTATCAGAGATAGTGAAAGGAAAACCAATTATTTATGAGGAGACATGTATTGGTTGCGGAATATGTATTAAGAAATGTCCTTTTGATGCGATAGATATTGTAAACCTACCAGATGAATATGGGAAAGATGAAACGCATAGATACAAGGTAAATGGATTTAAGTTATTTGGTATGATAACGCCGAAGAAAGGAAGTATAATTGGAATATTAGGTAAAAATAGTACAGGTAAATCTACTATTTTAAGGATATTAAGCGGGGAGTTAATACCTAACTTTGGAAATCCACAAGAGGTATTAACTAAAGATCAAGTATTGGATAGGTTTAAGGGAAAGGAAATTTATAATTATTTTCAATCATTGTATAATAATAAACTGAAAGTAGTGCATAAAATACAATACGTGGAATATGCTAGCAAGTATCTAAAGGGAAGTGTGAAAGATCTGTTGACTAAAGTTGATCAAAGAGGAAAAATTGATGAAGTAAAGTCAATGTTAAACTTAACACCTTTTTGGGAAAAGGACGTAAGTGTCCTAAGTGGCGGAGAACTTCAAAAACTTTTGGTTTCAGCTTCATTATTAAGAGATGCTGACGTATATCTGTTTGATGAACCTTCCTCATATTTGGATATTAGAGAGAGAATAAATTTAGCTATAGCAATAAGAGAGTTAACTAAAGGAAGATACACTATAGTTGTTGAGCACGATTTAATAGTCCTAGATTATTTGGCGGATGTCATTCATATAATATATGGTAAAAGCTCAGTATATGGTAGAGTATCAAAAAGCTATAGTTCCAGGGTTGGGATAAATAATTTTTTGCATGGTTATTTACCTGCAGAAAATATTCAAATTAGATCAGACGCAATTAAATTTAATTTACGTGAGTTAACTGAATTAGATCTTAACCCACATGCAGTTACAAAAGTTATTTGGACGGCAATGGAAAAACAACTAAATGGATTCTCTTTAAGTATTGAGGAAGGAAATGCAAGAGAGGGAGAGATTATAGGTATAGTAGGACCTAATGGAATAGGTAAAACGACTTTTATGAGAATATTAGTTTCTGAAATAACTCCTGATTATGGTAATGTACTAACTGAAGGTTTAACGTTATCTTATAAGCCTCAGAGACTAGCTCCTAATTATGAAGGTACTGTTCAGGAATACCTAGAAAATGTAAGAAAGGATATTTTGTCCTCATCATCTTGGTTCTTTGAAGAGGTCATAAAGAGGTTAAATTTACACAGAATATTAGAGTCAAATGTAAGGGATCTAAGTGGAGGGGAGTTGCAAAAATTATATGTAGCAGGAGCTTTGGCAAAAGAGGCTGACATATATGTTATTGATGAACCGTCTTCATATTTGGATGTGGAGGAAAGGTATATAGTTGCTAAAGCAATAAAACGAGTTAGTAGAGAGAGGAAAAGTGTTACATTTGTTGTAGATCATGATTTAGCAATTCATGACTATATAGCTGATAGAATTATGGTATTTTCTGGTGTTCCTGGATCTAAGGGAATATCTAGATCTCCTCAAAGCTTAGCAACGGGAATGAACCAATTCCTAAAAGAATTGGGCATTACATTCAGGAGGGATTCAGATAGTGGAAGACCCAGAGTTAACAAATTTGGAAGCTATCTCGATAGGTTGCAAAAGGAGACCGGAGAATATTATTCTATGAAAATCTCTAGGGAAGAGGAATCTACATAA
- a CDS encoding MFS transporter — MIKVATLSTIGTTIEWYDFFISATAASTVWPYIYFNSQNVGVALLYSLLIFSTGFLDRPIGAIIFGNIGDKRGRKETLVYTLLLMGLGTLGIGLTPPYLSTGSWPGIGIFAPILLIIFRLLQGLAVGGEWGGASTIVTEYAAKSKYRAFWASWVQQGVPLGIIAASVAFIGLQVSFPGKAFFDWGWRVAYYIGAAILLIGALIRYRVLESPVFKKIIQKRAILNIPFARLIKNEWRTVLLLALGWAYNNALFYVIISFVQYYIIALGFPQSFPQELILIASIVGMFLIIVGAILADRVGRKPVIIISTVVSSILIFVFFMLLNTKDIGLMVLGSVLISTGYLGYAVYSAFFSEQFPTRYRYSGSSFSYHLSTPISGGLAPVIASYIYALFNNNYLLAWPYIALMVFIYGVISAIVISLTKETVRIELEEE, encoded by the coding sequence ATAATAAAAGTGGCTACTTTAAGTACTATAGGTACAACAATAGAATGGTATGATTTTTTCATATCTGCGACTGCTGCCTCAACAGTTTGGCCTTATATTTATTTTAATTCTCAAAATGTTGGTGTAGCTCTTTTATACTCTTTATTAATATTTAGTACAGGTTTTTTAGATAGGCCAATTGGTGCAATAATTTTTGGAAATATAGGTGATAAAAGAGGTAGAAAAGAAACTCTTGTATATACTTTGCTTTTGATGGGTCTAGGTACTCTAGGTATAGGTCTAACTCCACCTTATTTGTCAACAGGTTCGTGGCCAGGAATAGGTATCTTTGCACCAATCTTATTGATAATATTTAGATTATTGCAGGGCTTAGCTGTTGGTGGAGAATGGGGCGGAGCTTCAACAATAGTAACTGAATATGCTGCAAAAAGTAAATATAGGGCTTTCTGGGCTAGCTGGGTTCAGCAAGGTGTTCCATTAGGAATTATAGCTGCTAGCGTCGCATTTATAGGATTACAAGTCAGTTTTCCCGGTAAAGCATTTTTTGATTGGGGATGGAGAGTTGCCTATTATATAGGCGCAGCGATCTTACTAATTGGTGCATTGATTAGATATAGAGTGTTAGAGAGTCCTGTGTTCAAAAAAATTATTCAAAAAAGAGCTATTTTAAATATTCCTTTTGCAAGGCTTATAAAGAACGAATGGAGAACTGTTCTACTACTAGCATTAGGCTGGGCGTATAATAATGCTCTATTTTACGTAATTATAAGTTTCGTTCAATATTATATTATTGCCTTAGGATTTCCTCAATCTTTTCCGCAGGAATTAATATTAATTGCGAGTATAGTGGGAATGTTCCTGATTATTGTCGGTGCTATCCTTGCTGATAGAGTAGGAAGGAAACCAGTTATTATTATCTCGACAGTAGTATCGAGTATATTAATCTTTGTATTTTTTATGTTACTGAATACTAAAGATATCGGATTAATGGTTTTAGGATCTGTATTGATATCAACCGGATACTTAGGTTATGCAGTATACTCTGCATTCTTTTCGGAGCAATTTCCTACAAGATACAGGTACTCTGGTTCGTCATTTAGCTACCATTTATCTACTCCTATTTCTGGGGGATTAGCACCAGTGATAGCAAGTTACATTTACGCATTATTTAACAATAATTATCTACTCGCATGGCCTTACATAGCACTGATGGTATTTATTTATGGAGTAATCTCTGCTATAGTTATTTCATTAACTAAAGAAACAGTAAGAATCGAACTTGAAGAAGAATAG
- the rps10p gene encoding 30S ribosomal protein S10 (involved in binding tRNA to the ribosome) produces MPTKARIRLWSSNIDSLNFVVNQIRNMAQKTGIQVSGPIPLPTTRMEVPVMRLPHGEGKKKWEHWEMKVHKRIIDIAADERVMRQLMRVRVPDDVYIEIELI; encoded by the coding sequence ATGCCTACTAAAGCCCGAATAAGATTATGGAGCAGTAATATTGACAGTTTGAACTTCGTGGTTAATCAGATAAGAAATATGGCACAAAAAACTGGTATTCAAGTTAGTGGTCCCATTCCTTTGCCGACAACTAGGATGGAAGTACCGGTAATGAGGCTTCCTCATGGCGAGGGAAAGAAAAAGTGGGAACATTGGGAAATGAAAGTACATAAGAGAATAATAGATATAGCAGCGGACGAAAGAGTTATGAGACAATTAATGAGAGTCAGAGTACCTGACGATGTATACATAGAAATTGAGCTAATTTGA
- the tuf gene encoding elongation factor 1-alpha (EF-1-alpha; EF-Tu; promotes GTP-dependent binding of aminoacyl-tRNA to the A-site of ribosomes during protein biosynthesis; when the tRNA anticodon matches the mRNA codon, GTP hydrolysis results; the inactive EF-1-alpha-GDP leaves the ribosome and GDP/GTP exchange is promoted by EF-1-beta) produces the protein MSQKPHLNLIVIGHVDHGKSTLIGRLLMDRGFIDEKTVKEAEEAAKKLGKDSEKYAFLMDRLKEERERGVTINLSFMRFETRKYFFTVIDAPGHRDFVKNMITGASQADAAILVVSAKKGEYEAGMSAEGQTREHIILSKTMGINQVIVAINKMDLADTPYDEKRFKEIVDTVSKFMKSFGFDMNKVKFVPVVAPDGENVTHKSTKMPWYNGPTLEELLDQLEIPPKPVDKPLRIPIQEVYSISGVGVVPVGRIESGVLKVGDKIVFMPVGKIGEVRSIETHHTKIDKAEPGDNIGFNVRGVEKKDVKRGDVAGSVQNPPTVADEFTAQVIVIWHPTAVGVGYTPVLHVHTASIACRVSEITSRIDPKTGKEAEKNPQFIKAGDSAIVKFKPIKELVAEKFREFPALGRFAMRDMGKTIGVGVIIDVKPRKVEVK, from the coding sequence ATGTCACAGAAGCCCCACCTTAATTTAATCGTCATAGGACACGTAGATCATGGAAAGAGTACTTTAATTGGAAGACTACTAATGGACAGAGGTTTCATAGACGAGAAGACTGTGAAAGAGGCTGAGGAAGCAGCAAAGAAACTAGGTAAGGACTCCGAGAAGTATGCATTCTTAATGGATAGACTTAAGGAAGAGAGAGAAAGAGGAGTTACTATAAATCTATCTTTCATGAGATTCGAAACTAGAAAATACTTCTTTACTGTTATAGATGCGCCTGGTCATAGAGACTTTGTCAAAAACATGATCACTGGTGCAAGCCAGGCGGACGCTGCAATTTTGGTAGTATCTGCAAAGAAAGGAGAGTATGAGGCAGGAATGAGTGCTGAAGGACAGACTAGAGAACATATAATATTATCAAAGACTATGGGTATAAATCAGGTTATAGTAGCTATTAATAAAATGGACTTAGCCGATACACCATACGATGAAAAAAGGTTTAAAGAAATTGTAGATACAGTATCTAAGTTTATGAAGAGCTTTGGATTCGATATGAATAAAGTTAAGTTTGTTCCTGTAGTCGCACCAGACGGTGAAAATGTAACTCATAAATCTACAAAAATGCCTTGGTACAACGGTCCTACATTAGAGGAACTTTTAGATCAGTTAGAAATTCCACCAAAGCCAGTGGACAAACCATTAAGGATTCCAATTCAGGAAGTATACTCGATCTCTGGAGTTGGTGTAGTACCAGTTGGAAGAATAGAGTCTGGTGTACTTAAAGTAGGTGATAAGATTGTCTTTATGCCAGTAGGCAAGATAGGAGAAGTAAGATCTATTGAGACTCATCATACAAAAATAGATAAAGCTGAGCCAGGTGATAATATAGGATTTAACGTAAGAGGCGTTGAGAAGAAAGATGTTAAAAGAGGTGACGTTGCTGGTAGTGTGCAAAACCCACCAACTGTTGCAGATGAGTTTACTGCGCAAGTGATCGTAATTTGGCATCCTACAGCAGTAGGAGTGGGCTACACTCCAGTTTTACATGTTCATACTGCCAGTATAGCATGCAGAGTATCCGAAATTACATCTAGAATTGACCCAAAGACCGGTAAAGAGGCAGAGAAGAATCCACAATTCATTAAAGCTGGAGACTCAGCTATTGTTAAGTTCAAACCTATAAAGGAGTTAGTGGCAGAGAAGTTTAGAGAGTTCCCTGCACTAGGCAGGTTCGCAATGAGAGATATGGGTAAGACGATCGGTGTTGGAGTTATTATAGATGTTAAACCAAGAAAAGTAGAGGTAAAGTAA